The sequence GCTGCTGCACAACATGGACTCATTGTTTCTTTGGTAGTGTCATGTTACTCCCTTTGCAGGACAAACCCCAGCTTGTTCCAACTCAGAACAGTCAGGCATGAGACTCAAGGCATACGCTGTCCCTTGGCAGAGGTCTTTGCCTATCCATCCTATTCGGAAGTCATTTACTTTGCAGTCTAAAAACTGTGATAtggtatccaggctttatcagttcttggtgatatTTGGacgctctgcccttcctattgagaggatcagTCCTTGAAGGCCCAGACCCCGCTCTCGACTGGCATAATGTATGGTCCAACATTCCAGAGGTATCTCAAAATCCagatcagcagattcactataATTTCAtacataggacatatctcacccccgtgaaaatgcatcacatgaaaataattaacagctcTTTATGCGctttctgcccaattaaagctcaaggtacatttCTTCATANNNNNNNNNNgtgctctcctgttggtcagttctggaacaatattgcatacAAAATTTCCACCGTGATTAATTAAtagttactgtgcctgttactgtcaatgttttgattaggAATGACCTTTCAGCCTTCCAGCTCTCTACAGCTCAAAGAGGTGCTATGTTTGCTGGTAAgaggatgattgcaacccgttggaaaccacctcatgattCATGAATGGtatgtttacttttttctgattataaaaataaaaataaatttgatcacaaaaatgAAAGGTCTGGCATTGGAAAATATCATTGGCTATGGTATAATAATTGTAGATTATTAGCTGCTTTGCTCCTATGTGAATTTCTATgttgttgatataaaaaaaaacgtgtatAGTTTCCGTAAGGACATGTTTCGGAAAATCCACCTGCTTACAAAGTTTCATAAATCTACAGCATACAGTTCATTTATGACCGGACGTTAAGTGATGttcccttcaaaataaaagcacagtcAATGTGACAATACCTGGTATGGTCTTGATCCATAGCCTATGCTATATGTAGATAAAGTgtgttattttatattcattatttattttttcaatttggtATTATCAGGTATTGGAGTTGAGATCAGTGTCAAGTGTATTTCTATTGTAATTGTATTTACTATTAGACCGGAAAACACGTCTTATTATTACAACAGCTTGACACTGTACTAGCATAGAGGTGCTAGTGCTACTGACAGCTGACACCTTCTCCCCCGACTTCACGCGTAGTTTTACAACATAATAATTAAGAAGAGAGCTCAGAGTATCCAATGATTTAACTGGCGAATAAATAAAGGGTTGTGATAATGGACAAATATGTCTCAAACACTGCTGAACGGGCACGTCTTGTGTACAGTACCAGGAAGAGCCACTAACGTATCACCTTTATGGGGTTAAACACTTGGAATTAAGCAGTTTAAATTAATATAGTTTGCACTTGACGAATATATGAGGTGTGGTTGTTGGTTTGCTTGATATTGAAAGATGATACAGCCGTCAGcaactttgttttctgtctagTGCTCGGCCTTTTCTCACATCGCAATAGTTTCGCAGCATCGGTTCGGCGTTGCGAACACCCACCCCTGCTGCACCATTTCCGTGTTCTACACGGAATCGTTTCCACGGAGTCCGTGCCACGTCAATTAATAACAAAGGTTTTCCTTCATCACAACGTAACATAATAAGACATTAGCAGCCAGCATTTATGAATGTAAAAACACTGTGTTGCCAAACACTGCGACATTGTTGCAGAATAACTGGTTAAAGTGAAAGGGTGCATGACGTGTCTAAATCAATGAGTCCAAGATTGCAAAAATGTGGAGCTAAAACAACATAACTTACCAAGTGCCACCTCGCAGGCTTTGCGCAATTGTGAATGGTGAGCCTTTTTCACCTCCTTGTCGGCCAGGATCTTTTCCAAAGCTCGTGTAAGGAACATGTTTTTCGTCTTTTTGCCCTCAAACATGCCGCACCGGAATTAGGGGCGAGGTGTGCCTGGTCCCGAGGGGGGCTGCAGCCGCCTCGAATGGAGATGTATTCCTTTACAAACGTCAGCCGCAGAGCAACTATCAgacaaacataaataaacacagaaGGTGGGGTAAATCCCTCAGATTTCCATTAACGACCTGCCTCCTGCGCCATGTTGGAGAGAGGAAACGACGTCACGTACGTTCGAGAACGGCCGCAGTGAGGCAGCAGGGAGATTGGGAGACCGTCATGAGTGTAGGCTACTCTTCAGCTAAGCTCTCGTGAATACGCCTATGGGCATATTAAAGTCACATGTGAAATAACTGGCATATATGGTATGCATTAAACCAGCATGCCATATTCAATGTGTGcagaatttctttctttttttgctggaTAAAACATGTCACTTTTCCACCTAAGTAGCCTACCTACAACCACATGGGTATTATACAATGTAGGCAACTTATGTGTGAAATGTAAGTGCAAATATATAAGGCTGTATTTTGTTGTGTGAATAATAGTGTGAACAGGAAAACTGGGCGTCCAATTATTATTTTTCGACAGATAAAGTAcaggttttcaaaataaaaggcattcaagaaagaaataagcctttttgGGATGACTTTTATGTTGCACTCAAGCCAAATATTACTGATGTAGACACATCTTAAACGTTTCATTCTTCTCCTCATCCTTATTTAGGAAAaggcttttttccctttcagatcctgaaatttgaatttttttgtcgCCCCAACCGATTTTGtatggttgtcttttttttccttttcaagaTAATCATAAAAAACTCTAAGCATAATCTCAAAACATTAATAGCTCAGATTGAGTTATTGTCTACAGTCGTTGCAAATATCACTATACTTTTTTGTTCAACCCTGCCATCACTTTGCTTGCTGCTTCACCTcatctgtgactgtgtgtgtatgactgtgtgtgtaccTACATGTGTAGCATTGCTACACTGCCTTTTAAAACCTTGCGCAACTTTAAGCAAGAGCCGACAGCAAATACATCCGGGGAATCTGACAAATAGACAACACAGATTTGGCAGTTGTGGGCGGCAGAAAGTTCAGTTCCATCGTTTCTGAATCCCTAAATTTGAGCAGAGCTCCAGAGTCAGCAGCTTTAAGCTatcattttgtaataaaaagtTCAGTGAGTTTATAATGAAAGATATGCGagtaaaataatgtttattattaacCATCCCTATCAACAtctacaaaacacaaatatggGAAACAACTGCTATTTTTGAATAAATACTAGAGATGTGAAGATGAAATAAATGCAACGAACTGAACATTTACTGTGTTATATAACAACATTTATTCAAGTCAGATGTCAAACATTTATTAGAATCTCATATTTGGCACATAAGCTGTCAAAAGTAAACATTTCTGACTCTGTCATTGATCCATACCTGAGTAATGACACAGTAACCTGCTGAAGTGACTTCCTTCAATCCAAATTTCAATCTgaaccaaataaaaaaacaacaacaacaacgtaacaaaaaacatctaaatTTAAACCAAACCTAAGATTGTCAGGTGATAGCATATTATGTACACCAACATTGTTGCAGTAATAACGGCATTAATACATTAACATTAAGCTACTGGCACTTGGTAGGactaatttcaaaataaaatgcaaccaGCATAAAATTAGCAATAAGGTTATTACAAACTGTTGTAAAAAGTTTGTTTAACATAACCCATTTTTGGAAAACATTAAAATTGTAGctgattctttaaaaaaaagtgctgttCTATCGTGACAAGTGCTCACATGACCACCATTCAGCTTGTATCAGGGAAAAATCGGCATTATTAGTATTTCTGTAAGTGGTGAGCGTCACAGAATTTGGCAAAGGAGTGCTAGAAAGGATTTAAGCTCAGGACACTGAATTTGCAAGTGCTGTAATGGCCCACTGATCAAGCAGGATGCTTTTTGACACCAAATGTGCGATCTTGTTGTATGTGAACAGGCTGGTCGCTTATAGAATTCATGGGtattggcacacacacacacacaggaaacaccCCCATAGGTTCAGATTTCATCAGAAAAGTAAAATAAGGCGAACAACCTCAAACACAAGaaaagcaaattaaaatgtatgctTTGCTGTCCCTTCTCAGCTCCTTACCTGATAATATCTGCGAGGAATATGAAATCTCAAAGAAATATGATTTGTTGAGACGGAGGAACTGGGAAGGTGGAGCTCCGGCGGGGGACCTACAGTTAGCTCATATATATGGAAATTTTTCCCTGTCTGTTTTACACTTCTTAAGCAGACCTGATGCAATGGCCTTCACTGCCCTCATAGTCTCAGTGCAGGTCGGGTTGATCAGGGACTCCGGCAGGAGGAAACCGAAGTATCCTGTATCTCTCAACTCAAAGGCAAACGCATACGGGATCCCGTTCCTGTAGGCCCAGTCTATAGAGCTGCCTGAGCTAACATCTGTGAAAGAGTTAAACAAACAGAATAAGAAAGCTCAGGACAATATTTTGTTATATAAGCATTTTTATATGTCATTATCCTGTACTGTAATTAGTTCTACTTCTTACTACACATAAGTAACGTTTTGATTGCAAGCCTTTTTTTTGGtcttgctacttttacttaacaaAATGAGGTGAATATTTCTTCCACCACTCCTTGATTCAATTTTAGGTGAGTCTGAAAGCATTTCGTTCTCATCGATGCTACATTTACATCTCTGAATTTTGATCCTCTCCAGGGGTACGTTCAGCACACTGAGTGAAAGACTAAATTGATTGTGTATTTATAGAAAAACCGGCACGTCTCCCTACTTTGGAACATGAATGAGGATCAATTTCCCTTGTCGAAACCTAGGTGTGGTTAAAAAGTAGAGCACAAAGCAACAAGTACAACACAACACGTAGTCAATTCTTTTACGTTTTCTAAACCTTGAAGATACAATGAAGAGATTGAACAGTACTCACACAGGGTGGTGGAGGCAGGTCCATATCTGTACCTCACTCCGTAGGCGGAGTACAGGGCTGTCACTGCATTATGAGCTGCCGATTCCTGGACAGTGAAAGCAGAAGGTCAGCTCATTAGTGATTCTATCTATGTCTTCACAGTATGGTTTAATATCACTGTCCAGTTAACAAACTCCAACATCTAAAGGTTTATGGGTTAATTATCAAACAATGGGTGTCTTACCACGCAGTTGAAATTGGGGATAGTGGCATACTTGTAGGAATAGGGGTAAAGCAGCATTTGGGCGTAGGCGTGGATGGATATATAAGCTTTGACGCGTTTCTTGTACTTGCGCAGGAACCTGGCGACGGCCTTGACTTCAGGTTCAGACTCAGGGAAGGGACCGCAATAGGTGTCATCACAGGGATGAGAGGAGGCACCCTCCTCTAAAGGAAAGGAAGGGGAAAAACAGAATGCATTCAGACAGGGACATATTTGGATTCCACTCAgattttcaaattaaacataaaagaaGTTAGGTGCCATGATCCGgattatttatattaattaaCCAAGAAGGCAGGGTAAACAGATGCATAGTAATGCTGTGGGGGAAACTAATGCAGACCCAGATTGAAATCACCAAAATAACATTCAAAAGCAAGGATAACAGTCAAACATTTTTTGCTGCATTTATTTTTGCACATGAAAGTCATATCTATAAATAGCAGGAGCTAGATGTGGTGGTCAATATTGCAAATAATTAACATGGATTCAAGCTGGAAGTTATCTCAGACCTGACTATGTCCTGTTTAATGCCTTTCTTCTGTAGTCCATTACTGAAGTATAAACCAAGGTCCTTTCCATGTAATTGTGTTAAATTCCCATCTTTCATATATATTTCACATATCACTGACAGTGGGTTCCCTTTAAGAAAAGCTAGTATCCAAATGGCCAATTTGTGAGCTTAATATTCCTTTGAGAGGGCAAAACTTGGTTCCTCAATTTCTTTCTCAACTCGCATCACATCTCCGTCTGTCTGAATGTACTGCAAACATCTCTTCCTATATTTTCAGAAGCCTCCCGGACCGATGATGACTCAGCAGAAcccctccacccctccacccACCAGAGACTACATGACATTAAACACAGATTGTTGTCACCACACAAATATTTTATCTGCAGCTTATACTGATTAATAGTCAGAGAAGACTTCATCAGCAACAGACTACAAGGAGTGCCTTGCCAAGTTGCAGTCTAAGTGCCACCGAGTGCTGTATATGTGTGATAGAGATTCACTTGATTTTCCTCAGATTTCAGTTGAAGTTTAGTGTAATTGAACTCACCACACCATTTCACTTTCCAGTTTCTATTAGCGTCCACTCCACGGCAGTGGAACTTGTGATTTTTGGACCGTGTTTTCCTCCAGAACCGATCCTAAAGGGAAAAAAGCCACTGTCACTGTGTATTTCCCCTGCTTGTCAGACTTATCGTACAAATGGAGCTTCCTGCCATCTTCCAAATAATCCGTCTGTCACTCATTTAGATTCCAGATATTTGGACACTAGATGAGGAGCATTTTTCACTGAAGTATACATATATTCATTCACAGAGATAAGGGCTGCataatgacaaaaacacattgttaTCTCTCTTCTGTTAAGCTTTTCAATTACTGAATCAATTCTGATCTACTTGGACACAAAATATTCATCATACTCCCTTAAAAGTATTCAAAATCTGTGGTCAGAAGGGATTCGATAGCAGTTGTTGATGCTGATGTGTGGTGAGCGTCTGGCGTCGTAAGGCTGCCGTGCATCACCCAGGCGGGTGCAACNNNNNNNNNNTGTTTGAgagtagtccccccccccacccccacccccacctcaaggcgctttgagtgtctataataaagcgctatataaatggaatgaattattgttattaattattTGTTGTTCTGAATACAAGCACCTGAATAAAATAAAGATGTTTCTCCTCTGGACCCTGCATTCTGCAAAGCATCAGAATTCTTTACAATCAAAGCCTCTGACTCATGctgtttgaaaatgaatgaatgaagatgCAGGATTTAGTCTGTATTGTGTTTGCAGAAAGACCTACAGTACCGTGGTCCAGCTGAAATCATATCCATCCACGTTGAAGACGGGCATGACGTAGAAGTTGAGCTGGTTAAGCAGTCGTCTCATCACAGAGTCATAATGGTATGAGTTGATTGCCTTGAATTATAACATGAAAACAGTATAATTAGGCCTGTAAGAATTATTGCATGATTGTCTAATGGCAATATTTTTACAATTAACTGCAATTAATTGCTAACTTTAGCTAAGGTCCTAAGGGGTTTGGCTGTTGAAAgttattgttgattttgtttggatatgcaaattgtaattatataaggGATATTTGGTCAGACTGTTGAGCTAAAGCTATGCTTTTTGTCCCTACAcgttcatagcaacaaaaatgacatgGGGGGATACAGTTAGAAAAAAACGTAAGTACAGAAGAAGTGATGActttaatttaaatctttttgttgttaatgaccaatgctttgttttttattgatgaGGGTTATTGTTCTATTGCCAATGTCACGTTCATTTTAGAAACCAAATACAATGTTGTGTGATAAGAAAGAGGCATGGTTTACTTCATAGGATGTGTATCTGTGTTACATTGTCTGGGTCACATAACAGTGATAGaaccaaaagatgtatcctggaattctttcaaaactttaatttgacAGAAAGAGACATTCATATTGTTAATCGCAATTATTTATGAaacaattaattgtacagcaaaatttggaattgttacaggtCTAAATGTAATTATAGAGCACCGAGCTAGATTGTGGTCTAATCATACAGATAAATGTAATTACGATgctatgttttattattttgtaaccGTATGCATGATTGCTATCAGCGTTCTTTAAATGCACAACTGCAGTAGGTTAATAATCAGACTATAGATGAGGATTTGAAGTGGGATCTTGGCACTGGGCTAATACTGCTTCTACCTGCTCTTTAATCAGACTCTAGCCAAGGTTAAAATGCTTTAAGTCTTCAAGCAAGATGGCACCCTGACCTCCAGTGGACAACCTTAGTAACTACATGACTGTAGTTCATTCTCTTCATAGTTCATCCacttttatgtcatttttgtgtgtgttcttgatGTTCTGcagctattttctttttcctcccctAGTCACTTACTTCCTACTCCTACTTTATCCTTCTTTGAAGAATTCCCTACTGAACTTGTAAGTCCATCTATGGTCTTAGGTGAATTAGTCCAGCATTTTAGTTTAAACCATCAttatggaggccatttcaataAGTGTCTGCTTGCACAACAGAATAACTATAGAGTACAAcaaaattttgttttgtaaatggtATGGTTCAGTGATCGAGGTTAGACAAAAGTAAGCTTTAGAATGTGCATGTGCTTCTTTACAGTGGCACGTTTACGTTATTTGCTACTCAACATCAGCTCATTTGGTTACTAGtttgtttaaattatttcttAGCATTTGTTTAAGCCTTTTTCAAGTACCTGTCAGTTTAGGTCTATCATGCAAGAATCACGGAAAAAAGGGCTGTGACTCAGTGCTCTGCATTGATATTCATTGACTTTTCCTTTAATTATCTTAATGCTCTGGCACTGTGTTGCAAATCCCACTCATCTGGCATACAAGAAGTATAAAACAAGCCATTAAAGGTTCTTGCAGTTAATGTCTGGCTCTGGTCTGGTACCGTCCTCACTTCAGAGGGTAGTATTTAAGATCTTAAGGGTGTGATGGAACTTGTGTGCACGCCCAGGGTTGTGTTCAACATCTGAACAATAAAGAGTAATCTTCAGTATTTGCATGACTGTGCATGACGAGTAAACAGATGTTTTGTTGAGGACCCCAGAGACCAAAACATCACAGACTTGCTAGCTACAGGCTATCATTTAGATGTGTTGACACATGCATTGATGCAAACAATGCCTGCAATTTAAACATGGTTTTTATATTCAAATTTGCAGACTAGGAAAACAAGACTACCTCTTTGACAAACCACTGGCAGAAAGCAGGTCCTATCCACTCTCTGGCATGGACGCCACAGTCGATCCAAACAGCTTTCTTCTGATGACGACTTCTCTTTCCTATCTGACAGGAGACAAGCACTGTCAGTTTTAGAGTAGCAtgagtgtgcatgtgcacgCGCCCGTGTGCCATTCTTTTGTGTGTCTCATGCTTTTTATCCTACCTGAAGCACGTAAAGCGGTTTACCCTCATACGACTTCCCGATGGAGAACATGTCAACCAGGTCAGTGTGGGTTCTGTTCATCTCAAACATCCAGCTCTGGATCTTAAGGACAGCATATAATGCAGAAGAGTGAATGTCACTCAAGGATTTGTTTACAAAGTTTTCAAGAGTACACTGGAAAAAATTATGGTTTAATGTGCATTTAACCTTTCAGACAATCTGAAAAAAACCTTCTAAGACATACTCCATGTTCCTCTGGAGTATGTGCATGGTTGTGTCTTTGTCTGCACAAagtgtctgcacacacacacacacacacacacacacacNNNNNNNNNNacacacacacacacacacacacacacacagatgcataaatgtgtaagtgtgtgtttcaCAGCGAAAGAGGGGATCAAAGGGAAGAGTACTAAAGATTTGTGTAGGCTCTTAGGATCTGTGTGTGGAATTCATGCTGCTTCATAGGGCCTGATAGATTCATGAACCAGTAGCCTAATCGACCTGGGAAAATAAACACTCTACTGTGAAGTGTCTGAAGTAGAGtgcatgtctctgtgtgtaagaGCATGAGGCTGTGGGAGAGAAACCTGTGGAATGGGGTAATTGGGAGTTTGAGAGCACCTCAGAGACGATGTTTGTTTACTCTGCGTGCATTCGATTAGAGAGCAGCGGTAGAGAGCGAGAGATAGGTAGGCAGGTCAACGGTGGGATTCACATCTACCTCTTCCAGAGAGTGGTAAACCTCGTAGTCATACTGAGACTCCGACCTCCGCCTGCGAGAGGAGCGATCTCCCGTCTGTTTTTCAATTTCCTTCTGCAGATTGGAGATAAACACCCTGTGGATAGAAAAGACGGAGTTAAACTGAAACTAGCATGACATCGttaccaataaaaaaacaaacatcacaacttgtcaaatgtctttttttagttcAACCAAAAGTCCCAAACCCAGATAGATCAGTTTACaacgatatactgtatataccaaAGAAAAGCGGCAAATCTTCACATACACCGCCACAGTATTCATTCATTAGAGTGCAGGTCGTATATAGCTACTGTAAAACATTACATTGCTCTATACAAAGCATGAACTCTAACTTTTTAAAGAATTGTATTGTTGACTCATTCCTAACACTGATTATGCAACTGCTCTCACTTATCCTCTTCTTTTCCAACATCCAAACCGGATTTCTACATCGGCACTCACCCTGTGTGATAGCACAGATGACACTAGCTATAACACTGCTGTCTATCAGTCAACGAAATGTGTTGAATGAGCCAAAACCATCATTTAACCCTCAGTATCCGTTTATAGACTGCTCTCATGTCTGATCAGACCTCTGCCTCTTCACTTCCCACTCCAACCTAAAACAGCCGATGTGATCTGTTTTAATAGCAGCTATGTGGGCAGCCAGACTCTCCTAAAATACACTTCCTCATGAAGGTTCTTATATGTTCATTTCTATCCATAACTACttcaataaaactaaaaaagctAGCTTATTTCCCCAAGAGTAAAATGAGATCTTTGATGCCTCACTCCCTCAAAACAACCTTCCAAAAAATGTCCCCTGTAGTGTGGACCATTTTCTCAGTCAATCAACACAGAGTACAAAAAACAACCTCATTCTCAGATCTGAAATTCCTCCCTTAGGACACAGATGACAATGGAATTCTTTCTAGCTGCGGCTGCTTTGATAAAACTCCATCATTTCAATGTTAATTTTGATGAGAGATGGGGTGGGGAGATGAAAGGCCTCCTTTTGGAAAGATTGGTAGAGGGACTCtgatgtactgtgtgtgtgtgtgtcccagatTTGAGGAAGCTCTTTTGCATGCAAAGTATGGCCGACTCTGCATGTGCAAATCATATATTCTGGCTGGGGAAAGCTGGGTAATTGCAACGCCTTTTGGATAACAGATGTGTCTCCGTTTGTAGACACTCTGCTAACAAGATTACcaaatgtgtatgcatgtgtactgTAGTATGTCTGTGTATTTGTGGCCGGTGTTCCTTCCAGTCTTACCGATAATCAATATGTTCCTGCTTTAAGCGTTCATGTAAACCTTGCGTGTCATTGCGTTTCACATGGACATCCACAGTGGCATTTTGACAGATTAGAGTGGCGCTGTTGGGCTGCCAGAAGTCCACCtgaagaaaaaaggacaaatactATATGTTACAACAGGGAAtagagagacacaaacaccctgcaggatttcattatttttaattgagAGGTAGAAGAAGGTGATATATATTTAGTCAAAATTCCAATATCAGTATTTTGAGATAATATCGGGAAAATCAATTGAGAAACTGTTCATGGACAAAAGTAATCTGACAGGAATGTCTGTTTTTGACAAAATACTTCATCAAATTGATGCAAAAATCATGCAAATCCAATATTGATCCATGCAGTAGTGCTGCTTGTTCATTTTCAGCATAATAAAGGGATAGCAACCACATTTTAAACAGAGCAAAATTTCCACTACATTTtgttaaatcatattttttggaaTGTACTAGGAATTAATTCAACCAACTTTTTCTCTAACAGATACCAACTTTGATTGGTCAAATTAGGGTTTCTGCCAAAACGGAGCACCAATCCTAGACCACTGCTCTCTTTTCGcccaattaaaaatgtataccACACTGCAGAGAAAGGACACGTTTTATGTGAGGTAACACAAGGCAAGGGTATACTGTGGCACTAAAATCTGAGTCTGTGGCCTGTTCTGACTGAATAATTTcatcaatataataataataactaataataactaattgtg is a genomic window of Etheostoma spectabile isolate EspeVRDwgs_2016 chromosome 22, UIUC_Espe_1.0, whole genome shotgun sequence containing:
- the cpa6 gene encoding carboxypeptidase A6; this translates as MVLDHKSAFGASVLLASVIICGNVLCPVGAYLYSNRYAGDQVFRITPSNDEEVRVLKTILGHMKVDFWQPNSATLICQNATVDVHVKRNDTQGLHERLKQEHIDYRVFISNLQKEIEKQTGDRSSRRRRSESQYDYEVYHSLEEIQSWMFEMNRTHTDLVDMFSIGKSYEGKPLYVLQIGKRSRHQKKAVWIDCGVHAREWIGPAFCQWFVKEAINSYHYDSVMRRLLNQLNFYVMPVFNVDGYDFSWTTDRFWRKTRSKNHKFHCRGVDANRNWKVKWCEEGASSHPCDDTYCGPFPESEPEVKAVARFLRKYKKRVKAYISIHAYAQMLLYPYSYKYATIPNFNCVESAAHNAVTALYSAYGVRYRYGPASTTLYVSSGSSIDWAYRNGIPYAFAFELRDTGYFGFLLPESLINPTCTETMRAVKAIASGLLKKCKTDREKFPYI